One genomic window of Ottowia oryzae includes the following:
- a CDS encoding 2Fe-2S iron-sulfur cluster-binding protein: MQIAPDTASATRTEPTFELILQRRQMRLPVGPGESMADVLQLAGVPLETLCEQGVCGTCVTRWLDGEPDHRDSCLSAAEQATHLAVCCARSHGPTLTLDL; encoded by the coding sequence ATGCAGATAGCCCCTGACACCGCCAGCGCCACCCGCACAGAACCCACGTTCGAGCTGATCCTGCAGCGCAGACAGATGCGCTTGCCTGTTGGCCCCGGCGAGAGCATGGCCGACGTGCTGCAGCTCGCAGGCGTGCCGCTGGAAACCCTGTGCGAGCAGGGCGTGTGCGGCACCTGCGTGACCCGCTGGCTGGACGGCGAACCCGACCACCGCGACAGCTGCCTGAGCGCCGCAGAGCAAGCCACCCACCTCGCCGTGTGCTGCGCACGCAGCCACGGGCCCACGCTCACGCTCGACCTCTGA
- a CDS encoding NAD(P)H-dependent oxidoreductase, with translation MRILVIYCHPVETSYNAALHTEVVQQLRGAGHEVDDCDLYAEGFNPVMTREERLGYHEVPSNQLPVQGYVDRLLWAEAVVFCFPTWCFGMPAMLKGFFDRVLMPGVAFDISDPHNVKPSLTHIKRIAAVVTYGRPRWTALFMGDPPRKSITRYMRLLTGGKARVDYHAYYHMNVATPPRLAAFKARVGQAMARFA, from the coding sequence ATGCGCATCCTCGTGATCTATTGCCACCCGGTAGAGACCAGCTACAACGCCGCACTGCACACCGAGGTGGTGCAGCAGCTGCGCGGCGCGGGCCACGAGGTGGACGACTGCGACCTGTACGCCGAGGGCTTTAACCCCGTGATGACCCGCGAGGAGCGGCTGGGCTACCACGAGGTGCCCAGCAACCAGTTGCCCGTGCAGGGCTATGTGGACCGCTTGCTCTGGGCCGAGGCGGTGGTGTTCTGCTTTCCCACCTGGTGCTTTGGCATGCCGGCGATGCTCAAAGGTTTTTTTGACCGCGTGCTCATGCCCGGCGTGGCCTTTGACATCAGCGATCCGCACAACGTCAAGCCCTCGCTCACGCACATCAAGCGCATCGCTGCCGTGGTCACCTATGGCCGCCCCCGCTGGACGGCCCTGTTCATGGGCGACCCACCGCGCAAGTCCATCACACGCTACATGCGCCTGCTCACTGGGGGCAAGGCGCGGGTGGACTACCACGCCTACTACCACATGAACGTGGCCACCCCACCCCGGCTGGCGGCCTTCAAGGCCCGTGTGGGCCAGGCCATGGCGCGCTTTGCATAA
- a CDS encoding amidohydrolase family protein, whose protein sequence is MHASSTPDHILRARLPRWLLPSAWPQQGHHPALADLHLAQGRIVQVLPHGTQPAPHGTVWDVAGALVLPGLVDAHTHLDKAFTLPRMGVVKPGLLGAIEAMMVDRQSWTEADIHARASRALQWACDAGTVHLRTHCDWWEPDAQPLAWNVLRALAHDWADRITLERVSLIPLHLYTDRSAAMQLAATVAASGPGALLGGFVHSTNWDPQALRHLLEAAQHHGLNVDLHVDEELHPGAQGLATTAALLKDLRFEGHVVCGHTCALAAQDEATALATLDAVAQSPITLVTLPITNLLLQDATTGRTPRQRGLTLVKEARARGIPVLVASDNVQDPFCPVGSFDPLESLATGVLAAQLEAPFDQWSESLCRTDWLRTGRTGTTALPLQPGAMADLLVFTQADHWGFPSRTQGAQGRVVLRQGRVASGHAPAAWQVPTHVPNTSSARSLA, encoded by the coding sequence ATGCACGCATCCAGCACTCCCGACCACATCCTGCGCGCAAGGTTGCCGCGCTGGCTGCTGCCTTCCGCGTGGCCGCAGCAGGGCCACCACCCCGCACTGGCCGACCTGCACCTGGCCCAGGGCCGCATCGTGCAGGTGCTGCCCCATGGCACCCAGCCAGCGCCCCACGGCACGGTGTGGGACGTGGCGGGCGCGCTGGTGCTGCCCGGCCTGGTGGATGCGCACACTCACCTGGACAAGGCCTTCACCCTGCCCCGCATGGGCGTTGTCAAGCCCGGCCTGCTCGGCGCCATCGAGGCCATGATGGTGGACCGCCAAAGCTGGACCGAGGCCGACATCCACGCCCGCGCCAGCCGCGCTCTGCAATGGGCCTGCGACGCGGGCACCGTGCACCTGCGCACCCACTGCGACTGGTGGGAGCCCGACGCACAGCCACTGGCGTGGAACGTGTTGCGCGCACTGGCCCATGACTGGGCCGACCGCATCACGCTGGAGCGCGTGAGCCTGATCCCCTTGCACCTGTACACAGATCGCAGCGCCGCCATGCAGCTGGCCGCCACCGTGGCCGCCAGCGGCCCCGGCGCCTTGCTGGGCGGCTTTGTGCATTCCACCAACTGGGACCCGCAGGCCCTGCGCCACTTGTTGGAAGCCGCACAACACCACGGGCTGAACGTGGACCTGCATGTGGACGAAGAACTGCACCCCGGCGCCCAGGGCTTGGCGACCACGGCTGCACTGCTCAAGGATCTGCGCTTTGAAGGCCATGTGGTGTGCGGCCACACCTGCGCTCTGGCGGCACAGGACGAGGCCACGGCCCTCGCCACGCTCGACGCCGTGGCACAAAGCCCGATCACCTTGGTGACGCTGCCCATCACCAATTTGCTGCTGCAGGACGCCACCACCGGCCGCACACCGCGCCAGCGTGGCCTTACGCTGGTGAAGGAGGCCCGTGCACGCGGCATCCCGGTGCTGGTGGCCAGCGACAACGTGCAAGACCCGTTCTGCCCCGTGGGCAGCTTCGACCCGCTGGAGTCCCTGGCCACGGGCGTGCTGGCGGCGCAGCTGGAGGCACCGTTCGACCAATGGAGCGAATCGCTGTGCCGCACCGACTGGCTGCGCACCGGCCGCACTGGCACCACCGCTCTGCCGCTGCAGCCCGGTGCGATGGCGGACCTGCTGGTTTTCACCCAGGCCGACCACTGGGGCTTTCCATCCCGCACACAAGGCGCGCAGGGCCGCGTGGTGCTGCGCCAGGGCCGCGTCGCCAGCGGCCATGCACCGGCCGCCTGGCAGGTGCCCACCCACGTGCCCAACACCTCATCCGCAAGGAGCCTCGCATGA
- a CDS encoding RidA family protein gives MSTASVTAPAPGIAQPLARYAAWRRAGDFIYLSGIIAVDPAASRIVRGYDDIPHEAATLIGRTGEFSSDIKEGPILAQSWYVLDRIRQTIEAAGGQMSDVFKLVQYFKNLDHFPQYSRVRKLFFPGEPPASTVVEVSGMLPTPDILIEVEATAYLPLR, from the coding sequence ATGAGCACCGCATCTGTCACCGCACCTGCACCGGGCATCGCCCAGCCCCTGGCCCGCTACGCCGCATGGCGCCGCGCAGGCGACTTCATTTACCTGAGCGGGATCATCGCCGTGGACCCCGCCGCCAGCCGCATCGTGCGCGGCTATGACGACATCCCGCATGAAGCCGCCACGCTGATTGGCCGCACGGGCGAGTTCAGCAGCGACATCAAGGAGGGGCCCATCCTCGCGCAGAGCTGGTACGTGCTCGACCGCATCCGCCAGACCATCGAGGCCGCAGGCGGCCAGATGTCCGACGTGTTCAAGCTGGTGCAGTACTTCAAGAACCTGGACCACTTCCCGCAGTACAGCCGCGTGCGCAAGCTGTTCTTCCCCGGCGAGCCCCCCGCATCCACCGTGGTGGAAGTGAGCGGCATGTTGCCCACGCCCGACATCCTCATCGAGGTGGAGGCCACGGCCTACCTCCCTTTGCGCTGA
- a CDS encoding creatininase family protein, which yields MLHGYNPPHRYLPYLSWTEIADLPDKENTVIVLPTGATEQHGPHLPCAVDTVISAGVVGHALARLPADVPAFAMAPITYGKSEEHLHFPGTVTLSGETLLATMNEVGESVYRAGFRKLLFVNGHGGQPQVMEMCARELRLRHGDFIVVPSFTWRVPHVAGQFLSDKEKRLAMHAGHGETALMLALAPDTVHMERAVVNYPPVFDSPLLSPDGRPACAWSARDFGPSGIIGDPLPATAEQGHAILESLAVSWAAAITELHKLQWAPRTEPTWGRAHHTGHIEHSSALA from the coding sequence ATGCTGCACGGCTACAACCCGCCCCACCGTTACCTGCCCTACCTGAGCTGGACCGAGATCGCAGACCTGCCGGACAAGGAGAACACCGTCATCGTGCTGCCCACCGGCGCGACCGAGCAGCACGGCCCGCACCTGCCGTGTGCGGTGGACACCGTCATCAGCGCAGGCGTGGTGGGCCATGCGCTGGCGCGCCTGCCGGCCGATGTGCCAGCGTTTGCGATGGCACCCATTACCTACGGCAAGTCCGAAGAGCACCTGCACTTCCCCGGCACGGTCACGCTCAGCGGCGAGACCCTGCTGGCCACCATGAACGAGGTGGGCGAGTCGGTATACCGCGCGGGGTTCCGCAAGCTGCTGTTCGTCAACGGCCACGGCGGCCAGCCGCAGGTGATGGAGATGTGCGCCCGCGAGCTGCGGCTGCGCCATGGCGACTTCATCGTGGTGCCCAGCTTCACCTGGCGGGTGCCGCATGTGGCGGGCCAGTTCCTCTCCGACAAGGAAAAGCGCCTGGCCATGCATGCGGGCCACGGCGAAACCGCACTGATGCTGGCCCTGGCCCCCGACACCGTGCACATGGAGCGCGCGGTGGTCAACTACCCGCCCGTATTTGATTCGCCCCTGCTCTCGCCCGACGGCCGCCCCGCCTGCGCCTGGAGTGCCCGCGACTTCGGCCCCAGCGGAATCATTGGCGACCCACTGCCCGCCACGGCCGAGCAGGGCCACGCCATCCTCGAATCGCTGGCCGTGAGCTGGGCCGCCGCCATCACCGAGCTGCACAAGCTGCAGTGGGCACCGCGCACTGAGCCCACCTGGGGCCGTGCCCATCACACCGGGCACATCGAACACTCGTCCGCACTGGCCTGA
- a CDS encoding ABC transporter substrate-binding protein — translation MMKTASRLSKLGAAALLAVGAVGTMQAHAQEKFAYMTNWYAQAEHGGFYQAVATGLYKKYGLDVTIKMGGPQVNIVQMMAAGQAECVMGSSDLQMIQMREGGVPVVNVAAVFQKDPQVLIAHEDVKKFEDLKGKTILIASSAQRGYWPWLKAKYGFTDSQTRPYTFNIQPFVADKNSAQQGYLTSEPFAIAKAGVKANTLMFSDQGYPAYATTISCMEKTVKDRSAAVASFVKASMEGWKSYLADPAPANALIKKDNPNMTDEQLAYSVAKLKEMGMATGGDAATMGIGIMTDARAKASYDFLVDAKLIDPAKVKLTETYTTAFVKDLKVLP, via the coding sequence ATGATGAAGACCGCCTCCCGCCTTTCCAAACTTGGTGCAGCCGCGCTGCTCGCTGTTGGTGCCGTCGGCACCATGCAGGCCCACGCGCAGGAAAAGTTCGCCTACATGACCAACTGGTATGCGCAGGCCGAGCATGGCGGCTTCTACCAGGCGGTGGCTACGGGCCTGTACAAAAAGTACGGGCTGGACGTGACCATCAAGATGGGCGGCCCGCAGGTCAACATCGTGCAGATGATGGCCGCCGGCCAGGCCGAATGCGTGATGGGGTCGAGCGACCTGCAGATGATCCAGATGCGTGAAGGCGGCGTGCCCGTGGTCAATGTGGCGGCCGTATTCCAGAAGGACCCGCAGGTGCTCATCGCGCACGAGGACGTGAAGAAGTTCGAAGACCTCAAGGGCAAGACCATCCTGATCGCCTCGTCGGCCCAGCGCGGCTACTGGCCCTGGCTCAAGGCCAAGTACGGCTTCACCGATTCGCAGACCCGCCCCTACACCTTCAACATCCAGCCCTTCGTCGCCGACAAGAACAGCGCCCAGCAGGGCTACCTGACCTCCGAGCCGTTTGCGATTGCGAAGGCGGGTGTCAAGGCCAACACGCTGATGTTCAGCGACCAGGGCTACCCCGCCTACGCCACCACCATCTCGTGCATGGAAAAGACGGTGAAGGACCGCAGCGCCGCCGTGGCCTCGTTCGTGAAAGCGTCGATGGAAGGCTGGAAGAGCTACCTGGCCGACCCGGCCCCCGCCAACGCGCTCATCAAGAAAGACAACCCCAACATGACCGACGAGCAGCTCGCCTACAGCGTGGCCAAGCTCAAGGAAATGGGCATGGCCACCGGGGGCGACGCAGCCACCATGGGCATCGGCATCATGACCGACGCGCGTGCCAAGGCCAGCTACGACTTCCTGGTGGACGCCAAGCTCATCGACCCCGCCAAGGTCAAGCTGACCGAGACCTACACCACCGCCTTCGTCAAAGACCTCAAGGTT